One Deinococcus cellulosilyticus NBRC 106333 = KACC 11606 DNA segment encodes these proteins:
- a CDS encoding LacI family DNA-binding transcriptional regulator has product MSRNVTIKDIAKVAGVSISTVSRILNNAPLVTPEKRQKVLEVIGQLGYEPNASAQGLVRGKSMTVGVLTQDIASPFYNEVARGIDVGFSGTGYQPIFVNGHWEAQDEASAVAALIRRQVDGLIILGGRLPEQQLHALSERFPLILVGRYVPGLEHCCMRVDDLQGAYLATRHLLELGHRRIAHIAGITSHRDAVERFEGYRMALTDAGIDFDESLVYEGEFDEPSGILAVESWVTKGVHFSAIFAANDQMAYGARLALYRRGIRVPEDVSLVGYDDLPASSFSLPPLTSMHQPLFEMGELAAQTILTRLQDQDCEIPQIAVTLSVRESTRYHRR; this is encoded by the coding sequence ATGAGCAGAAATGTCACCATCAAAGACATCGCCAAAGTGGCCGGTGTGTCGATCAGCACGGTTTCTCGCATTTTAAACAATGCACCGCTGGTCACCCCCGAGAAACGCCAGAAGGTCCTGGAAGTGATTGGTCAACTGGGTTATGAACCCAACGCCAGTGCCCAGGGTCTGGTGCGTGGCAAGTCGATGACGGTGGGCGTGCTGACCCAGGACATCGCCTCTCCCTTCTACAACGAGGTGGCACGGGGGATTGATGTGGGATTTTCCGGCACGGGCTACCAGCCCATTTTTGTCAACGGCCACTGGGAAGCGCAGGATGAAGCCAGTGCTGTTGCCGCCCTCATTCGCCGTCAGGTGGACGGACTGATCATTCTGGGAGGACGCTTACCCGAACAACAGTTGCACGCCTTGAGTGAACGCTTTCCCCTCATTCTTGTGGGCCGTTACGTGCCCGGTCTGGAACACTGCTGCATGCGTGTGGACGACCTGCAGGGCGCTTACCTTGCCACCAGACACCTGCTGGAACTCGGCCACCGCAGAATTGCCCACATTGCCGGGATCACCTCTCACCGGGACGCTGTGGAACGCTTTGAAGGCTACCGCATGGCCCTCACAGACGCCGGAATTGATTTTGATGAAAGTCTGGTCTATGAGGGTGAGTTCGACGAGCCCTCCGGCATTCTGGCCGTGGAATCCTGGGTCACCAAAGGGGTCCACTTCAGCGCCATTTTCGCTGCCAACGACCAGATGGCCTACGGAGCAAGACTCGCCCTGTACCGCAGGGGCATCCGGGTTCCCGAGGATGTCTCACTGGTCGGCTATGACGACCTGCCTGCCTCCAGTTTTTCCCTCCCCCCACTGACCTCCATGCACCAGCCCCTCTTTGAGATGGGGGAACTTGCAGCACAGACCATACTCACACGTCTTCAGGACCAGGACTGCGAAATCCCGCAGATTGCGGTGACGCTCAGCGTCCGTGAGTCCACCCGCTACCACCGCAGGTAA
- a CDS encoding bifunctional folylpolyglutamate synthase/dihydrofolate synthase, which yields MNLLDWLFARQSSIKPGLERIQRLLQLLDHPEQVFRTVLIGGTNGKGSTSATLEAILRAGGTKTGLFTSPHLTRFTERFRVAGQELSEEEVREALKTLKPLAEEVGASFFEIITALACVLFQKHGVEIAVMEVGMGGRFDSTNALDPVLSVISSIGLDHTQFLGDTLPQIAFEKSGIMRPQLPTLTGATGEGLETLRDQAVLRGTHLHVLGEDLEFEGRENAWEGITVTVKTPWGSAQTSSNLIGRYQIRNTALAASAALALGHKVPDHLKVQWPARMELLDWQGKKVLLDGAHNPEGAAALVQALRSLGVEKLPVVFGAAADKDITKVAAELNSMASEVILTRAVLSPRAADPETLKTYFSAPAQVAATPEEALKLLPGGLSLVAGSLYLLGEIRPIILGEKTEDRERWQ from the coding sequence GTGAATCTTCTTGACTGGCTCTTTGCAAGACAGAGCAGCATCAAACCTGGCCTGGAGCGCATCCAGAGACTCTTGCAGTTGCTGGACCACCCGGAACAGGTCTTCAGAACGGTCCTGATCGGAGGGACCAATGGCAAGGGGTCCACCAGTGCCACCCTTGAAGCCATTTTGCGTGCTGGGGGAACAAAAACCGGACTCTTCACCAGCCCTCACCTGACCCGCTTCACCGAACGTTTCCGGGTTGCCGGACAGGAACTGTCCGAAGAGGAGGTCAGAGAAGCCCTCAAAACCCTGAAGCCCCTTGCCGAAGAAGTCGGAGCCAGCTTTTTTGAGATCATCACTGCACTGGCCTGTGTGCTCTTTCAAAAACATGGGGTGGAGATTGCGGTGATGGAGGTTGGCATGGGAGGCCGATTTGATTCGACCAATGCCCTCGATCCCGTGCTGAGCGTGATCAGCAGCATTGGACTCGACCACACCCAGTTCCTGGGTGACACCCTGCCCCAGATTGCTTTCGAGAAATCAGGCATCATGCGCCCACAACTTCCCACCCTCACCGGAGCCACCGGGGAAGGCCTCGAAACCCTGCGGGACCAGGCTGTGCTCAGGGGAACACACCTGCATGTTTTAGGGGAAGACCTGGAATTTGAGGGTCGGGAAAATGCCTGGGAAGGGATCACTGTGACCGTCAAAACCCCCTGGGGCTCTGCACAGACCTCCTCCAACCTGATCGGACGGTACCAGATCCGCAACACCGCACTCGCCGCAAGTGCGGCCCTTGCCCTGGGCCACAAAGTGCCAGACCATTTAAAGGTCCAGTGGCCTGCCCGCATGGAATTGCTGGACTGGCAAGGCAAAAAAGTCTTGCTGGATGGAGCACACAACCCAGAGGGTGCAGCAGCACTGGTGCAGGCTTTGCGGTCTCTGGGCGTTGAAAAACTCCCGGTGGTTTTCGGTGCAGCAGCAGACAAGGACATCACAAAAGTGGCCGCAGAACTGAATTCTATGGCCTCCGAAGTGATCCTCACCCGTGCGGTTCTCAGCCCCAGAGCCGCAGATCCAGAAACCCTGAAAACGTACTTCAGTGCTCCAGCTCAGGTCGCTGCAACTCCAGAAGAAGCTTTGAAATTGCTTCCTGGGGGTCTCTCGCTGGTTGCAGGAAGCCTGTACCTGCTCGGAGAAATTCGTCCAATCATTCTGGGAGAGAAAACCGAGGATCGGGAACGCTGGCAATAA
- a CDS encoding glycosyl hydrolase codes for MSQKVRSTHALLIGLSLLVASCGNVAPQRNSHTEVTAQDWGTSPPPGSKGGPTNNNGVILSPALTTNGASKGKAPTNEFWSSLIFKRWAGNNYSENMFAHPLSMKAKNSGLEISYPTQLEIVGATGLEKYQYAHIPDFTMGIVGLNAPDAKVDDYGDWTVTSYHSDGTRTLKATFGHGLPFVYATKTGGDAQISFIATPTVWSNQGNVLGVTINGRHYGIFAPTGATWNISGTNVTSNLAGKDYYSIAALPNNSVTTLNDYKTYAYNFVTGSTVTWTYNASTATLTTNFNLTTTAKEGTASGTLQALYRHQWMNSSNVNTSYTYVSPRGEMRVVRGNSFSMNQKFQGVLPYFPDNGSANTLSKTELANYVNQANTSATLNPTGDSYWVGKGLGKLAELVPLAEQVGNTAAQTAFLDAIQRVLQDWLDGQGSNYFYYNPTWGTLIGYPQGYGSEEELNDHHFHWGYFIKAAALLAKYRPSWVNGATPQGKTWGASINDLIMDAANWTTNTSQFPRLRSFDPYAGHSWAAGHSGFAAGNNQESSSEDMNFSSALVQWGAVTGNNAVRDLGIFLYTNETAAIEQYWFNQSGPGTVFPASYNKPAVGMVWGDGGAYSTWFSPEKEMIQGINFLPIQAGSLYLGRNPNYLKTNYDFLGREPNVWKDIFWQVYSMYDAAGAVSKFNAQASTYTPEEGESKAHTYQFIHSLNAMGQVDTSVTANIPTYGVFKKGTTKTYVAYNPGTANVTVNFSDGFNMVVGPKQVLSSRGSNPCGTDTTAPSIPAGLTSPSKTSTSVNLSWSASTDNCGVASYEVYQNNALKTTVTGTTASITGLTANTAYTFKVRAKDNAGNLSAFTSDLSVTTNPPSPCDTDTTAPTTPGALSNPSKTDSSLTISWGASSDTCGVTAYEIYQNGVLKTTVSGTTTSTTITGLSANTSYAFKVRAKDAKNNLSAFNTEVSYTTSPITTPNLPGTVTTNGGAIANGTSKSFPVNVTSSGTYRLSIQSSSSVNSRLINVSFNGTNYDLAVDAGQTVIADFPNVGTGAKTIVITAKSDSVVIGSISGANLTGGNVCDTDTTAPTTPTGLTSPSKTSSSVNLSWSASSDNCGVTAYEVYQNGALKTTVTGTSASITGLTANTTYAFKVRAKDAKNNLSAFTADLNVTTSTGATNVPGVVSTNVGAIPNGTNKTFSLNVPTTSNVRILITSNSTFNSTSFTVNFNGTTIPLSVNAGQTVPIDFAGVGAGVKTLTITATSANVSIGKLETQTY; via the coding sequence ATGTCACAAAAAGTCCGATCCACCCACGCCCTGCTCATCGGCCTCAGCCTGCTGGTTGCCAGCTGCGGAAACGTTGCTCCCCAGCGCAACAGCCACACCGAAGTGACCGCCCAGGACTGGGGCACCAGCCCTCCTCCCGGCTCCAAGGGTGGACCCACCAACAACAACGGGGTGATCCTCAGCCCGGCCCTGACCACCAACGGCGCATCCAAAGGGAAAGCCCCCACCAACGAATTCTGGTCCTCTCTGATCTTCAAACGCTGGGCAGGCAACAACTACTCCGAGAACATGTTTGCCCACCCGCTGTCCATGAAAGCCAAGAACAGCGGTCTGGAAATCAGCTACCCCACCCAGCTGGAAATCGTGGGCGCCACCGGACTGGAAAAATACCAGTACGCCCACATCCCCGACTTCACCATGGGCATCGTTGGCCTGAATGCACCTGATGCCAAAGTGGACGACTACGGCGACTGGACCGTCACCAGCTACCACAGCGATGGCACACGCACCCTGAAAGCGACTTTTGGGCACGGCCTGCCCTTCGTGTATGCCACCAAAACCGGAGGAGATGCCCAGATCAGTTTCATTGCCACCCCCACCGTGTGGAGCAACCAGGGCAATGTGCTCGGCGTGACCATCAACGGACGCCACTACGGCATCTTCGCTCCCACAGGAGCGACCTGGAACATCAGTGGCACCAACGTCACCTCCAACCTGGCAGGCAAAGACTACTACTCCATCGCTGCCCTGCCCAACAACTCCGTCACCACCCTGAACGACTACAAGACCTACGCTTACAACTTCGTCACGGGCAGCACGGTGACCTGGACTTACAACGCCTCCACCGCCACCCTCACCACCAACTTCAACCTCACCACCACCGCCAAAGAAGGCACCGCCAGTGGGACCCTGCAGGCCCTGTACCGCCACCAGTGGATGAACTCATCCAATGTCAACACCTCCTACACCTACGTGTCCCCCAGAGGTGAAATGCGCGTGGTGAGGGGCAACAGTTTCTCCATGAACCAGAAGTTCCAGGGGGTGCTGCCCTACTTCCCGGACAACGGCAGTGCCAACACCCTCAGCAAGACCGAACTGGCCAACTACGTGAACCAGGCCAACACCTCTGCCACCCTGAACCCCACCGGAGACTCCTACTGGGTCGGTAAAGGCCTGGGCAAACTGGCAGAACTGGTGCCCCTCGCAGAGCAGGTCGGCAATACCGCTGCACAGACCGCCTTCCTGGACGCCATCCAGCGCGTGCTGCAGGACTGGCTCGACGGTCAGGGCAGCAACTACTTCTACTACAACCCCACCTGGGGCACCCTGATTGGCTACCCTCAGGGCTACGGCTCTGAAGAAGAACTCAACGACCACCACTTCCACTGGGGTTACTTCATCAAAGCTGCTGCGCTCCTCGCCAAGTACCGCCCAAGCTGGGTGAACGGAGCCACACCGCAGGGCAAGACGTGGGGGGCCAGCATCAACGACCTGATCATGGACGCTGCCAACTGGACCACCAACACCAGCCAGTTCCCCAGACTCAGAAGCTTCGATCCCTACGCCGGTCACTCCTGGGCCGCAGGACACTCCGGATTCGCAGCAGGCAACAACCAGGAGTCCAGCAGCGAAGACATGAACTTCTCCTCTGCACTGGTCCAGTGGGGCGCCGTGACGGGCAACAATGCTGTGCGTGACCTGGGGATCTTCCTGTACACCAACGAAACCGCAGCCATCGAGCAGTACTGGTTCAACCAGTCCGGCCCTGGCACGGTGTTCCCCGCAAGCTACAACAAACCCGCAGTGGGCATGGTGTGGGGCGACGGCGGAGCCTACTCCACCTGGTTCTCCCCCGAGAAGGAAATGATTCAGGGCATCAACTTCCTGCCCATCCAGGCTGGAAGCCTCTACCTGGGCAGAAACCCCAACTACCTGAAGACCAACTACGACTTCCTGGGCAGAGAGCCCAACGTCTGGAAGGACATCTTCTGGCAGGTCTACAGCATGTACGACGCTGCAGGGGCCGTCAGCAAATTCAATGCCCAGGCCAGCACCTACACCCCGGAAGAAGGCGAATCCAAGGCCCACACCTACCAGTTCATTCACAGCCTGAACGCCATGGGACAGGTGGACACCTCCGTCACCGCCAACATCCCCACCTACGGCGTGTTCAAGAAGGGCACCACCAAGACCTACGTCGCTTACAACCCTGGCACGGCCAACGTCACCGTCAACTTCTCCGACGGCTTCAACATGGTCGTTGGACCCAAACAGGTGCTCTCCAGCAGAGGCAGCAACCCCTGCGGAACCGACACCACTGCTCCCAGCATTCCTGCAGGCCTGACCTCCCCCAGCAAGACCAGCACTTCTGTGAACCTCTCCTGGAGTGCTTCCACCGACAACTGTGGCGTTGCCAGTTACGAGGTCTACCAGAACAACGCCCTGAAGACCACCGTGACCGGCACCACGGCCAGCATCACTGGCCTGACCGCCAACACTGCCTACACCTTCAAAGTCCGAGCCAAGGACAATGCAGGCAACCTGTCCGCCTTCACCAGCGATCTGAGTGTCACCACCAACCCACCCAGCCCCTGCGACACCGACACCACCGCCCCCACCACCCCCGGTGCGCTCTCCAACCCCAGCAAGACCGACAGCAGCCTGACCATCTCCTGGGGTGCTTCCAGCGACACCTGCGGAGTGACCGCCTACGAGATCTACCAGAACGGCGTTCTGAAGACCACCGTGTCTGGCACCACCACCAGCACCACCATCACCGGACTGAGCGCCAACACCAGCTATGCCTTCAAAGTGCGCGCCAAAGATGCCAAGAACAACCTCTCGGCCTTCAACACCGAAGTGAGCTACACCACCTCCCCCATCACCACCCCCAACCTGCCCGGAACGGTGACCACCAACGGTGGAGCCATCGCCAACGGGACCAGCAAGTCCTTCCCTGTGAACGTGACAAGCAGCGGCACCTACCGTCTGTCCATCCAGAGCAGCTCCTCTGTCAACAGCAGGCTCATCAACGTCAGCTTCAACGGCACCAACTACGACCTGGCTGTGGACGCTGGACAGACGGTGATTGCAGACTTCCCCAACGTCGGCACCGGAGCCAAGACCATCGTGATCACCGCCAAGTCTGACAGTGTGGTCATCGGCAGCATCTCTGGAGCCAACCTGACCGGAGGCAACGTCTGCGACACCGACACCACCGCCCCCACCACCCCCACTGGCCTGACCTCCCCCAGCAAGACCAGCAGCAGTGTCAACCTCTCCTGGAGTGCTTCCAGTGACAACTGTGGCGTGACCGCCTACGAGGTGTACCAGAACGGCGCACTGAAGACCACCGTGACCGGAACCAGTGCCAGCATCACCGGGCTGACCGCCAACACCACTTACGCCTTCAAAGTCCGCGCCAAGGATGCCAAGAACAACCTCTCGGCCTTCACTGCAGACCTGAACGTCACCACCAGCACCGGAGCGACCAACGTCCCCGGAGTGGTGAGCACCAACGTGGGAGCCATTCCCAACGGCACCAACAAAACCTTCAGCCTGAACGTGCCCACCACCAGCAACGTGCGCATCCTGATCACCAGCAACAGCACCTTCAACAGCACCAGCTTCACCGTGAACTTCAACGGCACCACCATCCCCCTCTCTGTGAACGCCGGACAGACGGTGCCCATCGACTTCGCCGGCGTGGGTGCAGGGGTCAAGACCCTGACCATCACTGCCACTTCTGCGAACGTCTCCATCGGCAAACTCGAAACCCAGACCTACTGA